A window of the Helianthus annuus cultivar XRQ/B chromosome 4, HanXRQr2.0-SUNRISE, whole genome shotgun sequence genome harbors these coding sequences:
- the LOC110937844 gene encoding uncharacterized protein LOC110937844: MGCCVSTKKHPPSSKLHQHPPQPIIRTPPPPVVDVETVKEVYSETPNLIKPELDDPKTYSISRHNSYKYHTLEYPYISEIASTMNDNISTTSFDDDVNDVYRRKVVNKSPSKSTNRSQLSGELPHVRKSPVRGKEQVQSPGRVKLVPQTGFGASDRRSPARSRSPAKRTAVRGGGGGGGRSEIGRSLSGRMTGKSPGRVGSDLHERVRKPELRSGRGSDRFTSVANKNESLDNPLVSLECFIFL, from the coding sequence ATGGGGTGTTGTGTAAGCACAAAAAAACACCCTCCATCTTCTAAACTCCACCAACATCCACCACAACCAATCATCagaacaccaccaccaccggtggTCGACGTAGAAACCGTAAAAGAAGTTTATTCCGAAACTCCAAATCTCATAAAACCAGAATTAGATGACCCCAAAACATACTCAATATCCCGACACAACTCTTACAAATATCATACTCTTGAATACCCATACATCTCGGAGATCGCTAGTACGATGAACGACAACATCTCCACCACATCTTTCGACGACGACGTTAATGACGTGTACCGCCGGAAAGTTGTTAATAAATCGCCGTCCAAGTCAACGAACCGGAGTCAGCTATCTGGAGAGCTTCCGCATGTTCGAAAATCGCCGGTTAGAGGGAAAGAACAAGTACAGTCTCCGGGTCGGGTCAAGTTGGTTCCGCAAACCGGGTTTGGGGCTAGTGACCGCCGGAGTCCGGCTCGTTCGAGGTCTCCGGCAAAACGTACGGcggtgagaggtggtggtggtggtggtgggaggaGTGAGATTGGACGAAGTTTGTCGGGTAGGATGACCGGGAAGTCTCCGGGTCGGGTTGGGTCCGATTTGCATGAGAGGGTCCGGAAACCCGAATTGCGATCGGGTCGGGGGAGTGATAGATTTACGAGTGTTGCAAATAAGAATGAATCACTTGATAATCCACTTGTATCGTTGGagtgttttatttttctttag